Genomic DNA from Canis lupus dingo isolate Sandy chromosome 4, ASM325472v2, whole genome shotgun sequence:
AGGAGTTCATTCTATCTAGTGAGGCAGCTTGAGTaaaatttaagttgttttttttaaacttttaatttttttttaagattttatttatttattcatagaaatgcagagagagagagagagacgcagagacacaggcaaagggagaagcaggctccatgcagagagcctgatgtgggactcgatcccgggactccaggatcatgccctgggctgcaggcagcgctaaaccgctgcgccaccggggctgcccctaaaatttAAGTTGTGATGTGGGggcagtgcctgggtgactcagttagttaagcatctgactcttggtctcagctcaggtcttgatctcagggttgggagttcaagtcCCGTGCtgtgctccacactgggcatagatcctgctttatttaattaattaattaatttttttagatccTGCTTTAAATAAAGTTATGATGTGGGGCAAATTCAGTGTGTTTAGGGAAGAACTAGGGATGAGTTCTGTCTAAATGCAAACAAGGCTGCAAACAGGTTGGGGGCAGATTTAGAAATACAAAAGGACCACGGGGGACTGAGGTGGTTGGGCTTCACCACACGACTTCTGGACTTCGTCATCACACACGCAGCCCCAGGAGAGATGGCCTTTATTTTCCTCTCCCTTAACGTCAGGAGGAAAGTCCCTGATGACACCGAGACAAGGCTTAACTGCATTCTCTCCCATGTGGGACAAATGTATCCGGAATGTATATGGCGATGTGTTGTGGAATGATGTCAGATGAGGCAACTTGATAATTCatgaatctcttttctctttagaaCTGGTTCCAGAACAAAAGAGCCCGCCTGCCActtaaagagagacagagaatatttGCTACTAGGAAACTGCATCTGTCCTCTGCCCAGGGTCATCCCTATGGAAGcctccaggacccccaggaccccacCAGGGCCCCTGAGCACACCTGCTCCTCTACCCTGGCTGCCCTTCCAGGAGGAGCAGGCCATTTGTCTCCAGAGACTCAGTGGGTTTCCAGTCAACAGGATGGCTCAGGTGACACCAGGGTCCCAGGCGTTGAAAAGGAACTGAGCTATGCTTTGGGGTATCAAGGTAACCTGGGAAGCGGGCTGTATTCCAACTATCCATTTTATAGCTACAAACCAGCAAACAGTCTTCCTCCTACTTCTGTGCAGTATCATGAGAAGTATGAGCCTGACACCGGGCAGAGCTGGACTTCGAGGGCCTTCGTCCTGCACGGTGTTTATAgtcagcagggggagaggcagcagcagcaggtctATTGTCCTTATGCGCTGTATTCACTGTATCAAGGACAACAGCAGAATGGTTGCTAGATATCCTCAGCAGCAGCCTGGGCTTCAGAATGATCAAGACAAATGGTGTTCCAGGATCAGCTCCTCCATGCACCTGAGTTCTGGGGATATAGGGCAGCATGTGCCTTCCCTTCAGTCGCAACAGTGGGTGTTCTCAAACTGGCAGTGGTCAGGTCTCTGCTAATACCCTTTGAACAAGATATGCAGCACTGATGATCCATCCTGGTAGGGCAACAGGGTCCCTGGCTGTGCAGTTCATAGTGTCTTGGAGAAAAGCTGGACTAGAGTCTGGAGCATGAAACCAGCAAACACAGACAGAAGACAGCTGTCAACCAGCTGTTAGGGCTTTGGAAGAAAGAGGCTCTTGGCAGAGCACTTGTTCCAGTTATagtccccttcccccaccccagagaCAAGATAGGCAAGCAGAAGTACAAGGTTACAAAGGACACTCCCCTGTAGTAGCCTCTGGAGTAGCCTAGAAGGCTGCTGCTACTGCAAAGCTCTCTACTCTGCAGAACCCGGGCAGCAGCATATGTCCTTGCTGGAGCCCTGACTGCAGGGGCCATCCTGACAACATCAGCTTGGTCATCTAAGACGCAGCCCCTTGGTTGAGACCATCTAAAGCAGGAATTTGCAACACCTCCCAAGAGCCCCCGGATGATGCTATACTTGAGCCGGTGTGCAGCCCTCACCAGTCCCCTTGGCTGAGAGCTCTGCTTAGGAATTAACCTAGAGCGTGGATGTGCATCAACAGGATGTCACAAGATCCCAAGATCCACGTAcccagttgagcatctgaatGCTATGTTGTGGGGAAGCTCaattggcgcctgcctttgcttCAGGCGATGATCCtgggggtgctgggattgagtctccctctccctgcctcttctgCCTGCTTATGTACTCtctaataaattctttaaaaaaaaaaaaaagccatgttaACTAGTTTTTGGGAAATAGCCTGGTGTCTGTGAGCCTGTAACTTTTGAAATGGTTTTCATAATTTTGAGTTTTAGAATACAGAATCATTTCTCAAgcatttcagtattttatgtCCATCTGTTATGCTTTCTCCTAtgttataaaatgtgttttacatattttagatttttaaccCAAACTGTTATGCTAATTGCAGGATAAAACAGGTCTCCTACATATTTCCAAGGTAATATGACATATAGATCTACTTCATTTTGTAAATGTCTTCCATCTGTTACTATAAATAAGATATAGATTAGGTAGGGAAGTAGCAACTCTGAGTTCTGGTATACAACGTTCAGTGAAAATCAAGTTGGCTAATTTTTATAGAAtgatgtattataaaaataagtttcagtAAATAATCTTGAATATAAATACATCTGCAGCAAAACCATAGGCTAGGTTTGTATTCACTGACTTACAGAGAGTTGCATTAGGGCAAGGAAGTGTAGTCTATATATACTGAGTTATAATAGCAAGGGGTGGCATCACTGTCTACATTTCCTATTTCCCATTCAGTTTGAAATTATCTATTTATCAATTTCTGCCAAAGGAGTCCATTTACTTCTAATTGGCTCAGTTTATTTCCTTCTGtacagattttgaaatttttaatttctttttccattgattGCCATAATATGATTTCTCATCTGATAACCTGTTTATGTAGTGATTTAGATAAGTTCTTATATTAAATAATGTGTTCTTGGAATAACCCAGTTAGGTCATGAGATATCCCTATGTATTTTGGAATTagttgttaatatttatttgagttgctaatattttaagatgGCATTTGTGTTTATGACTGAGATGCCCTCTAAAAATTTGCTAACACTATCTTTAGGCATTTAGATCATGTTAAGATAGCTTTGGAATAAATTATGTATGCCAGCTAATCTGTTTGGTCTGATGTTTTCTTTATGGGAAGAGTTTGGACTACAAATTCTGATTATAGGACAATCATTTCTCCTTGAGTTATTTTTGGCAAGTTGAATTTCCCCCCAAATATGTCCATCTCACCTGAATTCTCAAATCTATTGCCGTAAAGTCCTTGGAAACACCCCCTTTATGCCTAGAGCATATGTAgtaatatattttgcattttacaatttttatttgtgctttccttttttttttttcttcctttggcagAGGTTTGGAAAGACCCAGCTAGTATGTATGGGGCCTGTATTTCTCTGTGGATGGGACTTCCACAGGCCAAGGGCGGTGCTAGGAGTCGGTTTGGGTTCTGGTGGGTTGAGGTCCCTGCAGACCAGCTTAGAGGAGCCTTGGGGCCCAGCCCTGAATGGTGGATCCTGCTCCATGCTGGGCTGTCAGAAGGCATCTGCTACCCTGAaatccctgctgcccctcccagaCTCCCACATGTTACAAAGGCATCCAAGCCAGAGCTGGTGCAAGTTTGGGGTCAGAGTCCAGGCTGGAACTTCTGGAGCTTCTGCAAGAACACTGCATTCAGCCAGTGTGTGAAGTGCAGCACGGGGACTCAATAAGCAAGTCCTGTCGCTCTCTAACCTCCATGCACCTGAGAACTGGGCACTAGAAGCGTCCAGTTTTGGCTCCCTGGGTTGGGTCCAGGTCCCTTGAGTTGTTGGCACCTCTTGGTGAACACCTGTTGAAGTGGGATGAAGCCTTGGGTGCAAGAAGCCACTGCTTTGCCTTTGGAAATGGGGAATTGGGATGTACTGTTTAGTGATCTAGGTTGGATCTTAAGCTTGGGGGAGGGTGTTGGGACTTTGTATAAGTCAAAGGTCAGGACTTGAGGCTGGCTGGTTGCTCCCCAGACAGCTCTAGCAGGGAACTGAGGTTGGAGAGGAACAGGAGGGTGGCAAGTGACTGGCCAGCTGCAGAGGGGACCCTGCTGCAGGGCTTTGGATAGTTCCTGATCACTGCAGGGCCTCTCCTTAACAGCCTCTGCTTCTGAGATGCTCTTCTGGCCAGGGAACAGGTGAAGGTCAGGTAGCTGGTAGCTGTATGCCAAGTGTTCAGGTCAATAAAGTATTGAACCTCTTCAAGTGTGTTATTACCTGGCTCAGCTAAGATGTGGTCACAAGGAATTCCTATCAACTTACAGGTATTTCTATCAACTTGCAAGGGCTCCATGGGATCCTCTGTCTTGCATTCACCTCATGCCTCTGCTGCACATCAGAACAGTGTCGTTGAAATGGCAGTAACAGATCTGCTGTTCTTTTCCTCAGTAATAGGAAAAACCAACACAAAGTCTTTGAGGTATACCCCAAGGAAAAGGCCCATGAGGAACATTGCCTATTTGCCTGTCCATtctacaacttttatttttaattatttattcatgagagacacagaggcagaggcataggtagaagaagcaggatcccagtagggagcctgatgtgggacttgatcccaggaccccaggatcatgacctgagctgaaggcagatgctcagccactgagccacccaggtgcctccattctacaatttttaaaaaggcagaggtTCATCATTGCCTaaacagagaagacaaaaagaaagaataggggGACCAAACTTGGTTTGTGcaaagtttttattaatttctttgtagTACATTGTATTCTACAATAAGGATTTAAATTCTTGTAAATAAGTGAATATTTCTCATTGAAAAGACTTAGCAAATAGCATTGGAAAATCCTTTTTTTGGTGGATAAAATTGCTTcttgggaccacaccctgagctctTTGGGGCATTCTCTCACTGAAAATGAACTCAGCTGGAAAACACACATCTGCTTTCAATAGGAAAGAATACATGAGCTCTGCACAAACTACAAAGGATAAATTGGGGCACAAGGAACTTATAAAGGCCTGGATGCTTCCATGTGGCCATCATGTACCGTGGAGTTGCTGGTCCACTTCCTGGGAATGTTTATGTGATCTTCCATCAAGGTTTTATTAAACTATgatggtttgttctttttttttttttttttcaagtttttaagtaatctctatgcccaatacGTGAGCTTgtgctcacaaccctgagaccaagagtcataagctcttccgactgagccaaaTGCCACTATGATGGTTCATTATTAAAGATCTGTGTCCAGAGAGGATCTGGATGCCATGCCATGGCTCTGACTTGCTTCATGGTGAAGCCTCCCTCATGAGCCATGACTGATATGCCCTTCAAGGTATGTGCCCTGGAGTGTTCTACTTCATACTGTTTTAACAGATGGAGGTCCCACCCTTCAACTCCCCTTCAAGAAAATTCCTGAAAGTAGTGATTTGGTACATTATAGGGGCATCCCTTGTACACAAAGGATCTCTGAACTACTGTGAAAATACTGTCCTTTAATCTGGGCCCTGGCGTTTGTTTCTTCTATGAATAGCTAATGCTTTGGTCCCTACCCTTGGGTGTAGACCTAGTGATGTGAGGTAAACCaagacctctttctttctttttttttttttaagattttatttatttattcatgatagtaacacagagagacagagaggcagagacacaggcagagggagaagcaggctccatgcagggagcccgacgtgggattcaatccccggtctccaggatcgcgccctcggccaaaggcaggcgccaaatcgctgcgccacccagggatccgccaAGACCTCTTTAATAGAAATATGCCAGAAATGCAGTTATCAAGCTGACAGTGCCAGTGGGGAATCTTGCGCATTTTCTTGAAAGTTTTGGCATCTAATGTCCTTCTGCTGGTATAGCTGGAATATCTCACCCCTGATGATGGACAAATTTGTGATGTCAAATTGAATCAAAGTATTGTGCCCTTTTATCAGGCCTCAAGACTGGATTGTTGGtctaataaatagcaaaataggACATAGAAAAGCAAATTCGGAGAggtctttatctttttaatcctCTTTTCTGAAGGTACTAGTAACATGCCACTCAAGGGTAGAGAAACATTTGGGTcacccactctctctccttcccaggtAGGAAATATTCTGAGTCTTTGTCTCTTTAGTACATTGGGGTCTCCTTCAGCTTCTTTCTGCACATCACGTGAGCACTTGGGCGAACACCTTCCCTGCCATCTCTGATGTGATGAATCTTGTCTTATGGGCACCTCACTGGCTTCCAACCTGAGACAATGGCAAGCCTCTTGAAAAATTTcacttagaaaatgtattttagggcagcctgggtggctcagcagtttagcgcctgccttcagcccagggcctgatcctggagacctgggatcgagtcccacattgggctccctgcatggagactgcttctccctctgcctgtgtctctgcctctccctctctctctctgtgtgtctcatgaataaataaataaaatcttaaaaaagaagtgtaTTTTATGTCCTAAAATACATGGAGATTTTATTTCAGTTGTGAAGGAGGGAATGAAATCTGTAGGGAAAATTCTCTGGAAATGCGGGCAAGCGCTGAAGCTGCTTTCCATTTTGGTAATTTCTTCTTTGGGGAATTCTCAGCTTTGTTCTTAAGAATATTCACTGATTGAATCGGCCCCACCCATTTATCTTGGGTAATctgcttttaaatttaagatCATCTTTTGATTAGGACCAAAGCTGAGGATGCGGAGGCCAAGGGAGGGGCCCAGCTTGCCCAGTGAAGTTTTTTCCCAGGGGGCACCATGCTCCCTGTGGAGAGAGAAGAGCTGCCTGGAAGTAAGACCGTGTCTCTTAAGTGAAGGAAACAGAATGAGGTGCCTGCCTGTCTTCCCAGCATCTGGAGGGGGTTCCAAGAAGGTGGCGGCCTCCAGGTAGCCCCTTCCACAGAGTCTCAGTCGTGCTGATGTGCAAGCCTATTTGGTGTCAGTGAGCCAGCTCTGTTCACCTTAGCCCATGATTGTGCCAAGCTCTGTGCCAGATGCTGGAATCAGCCATAATCAAGATGACCTGACTTTCTGAAgatcccagagaagcaggaaagaggagcagagagcaAATATTCACACAAATACAGAGTGACGATTATGGAAAGGGCAAGAAGGAAAGCAGAATGCACTATTGGGAGGGACCAGGTCAGCTTATTATAGTCAAAACTTGCAGGACAACAGGGAAGTGGCCAGCTGGAAGGAGatacaccttttctttttttaagattttatttatttgagagaaggagaaaaaatgagcagtagagaggggcaaagggagagggagagagagagagagagagaagcagacttccttttGAGTCTGGGTtccaacccagagatcatgacctgccctGAAGGcacagacactcaacagactaagccacccaggcaccccagggataGACCTTTCATGCACAGAAAATAGGTGGGAAGGCCCTGGAGGTGCAAGGAAATGGCATGGCCTGTAGCTCAAGAAAGATAGCAAGTGTGTAAAAGGAGTGGTGACTGAGGGCTGGCCCACTGTGGGTGTGGGTGCCCAGAGGCTGGCTGAGCTCCTCTCTTAGAGGCCATGGTGAGAAGCAGAGGTCTTAATCCTAAACTCGGCATCTTTTTATTTAGAGTATGAGCTCCACTGGCCTTGCAGTGGAACTGCAATTCTAAATCCAATtggaatttcttattttattgggacacctgggtggctcagtggtggagcatctgccttcagctcagggcgtgatccctggtccggggatcaagtcctgcattgggctcccttagaggagcctgcttctttctcccactgcctgtgtctctgtctctgtctctgtgtctcttatgaataaataaataaaatcttaaaaaaaaagaatttctttttatggatAATCTAATTGATCACATTCAACAAATACAGGGAACATTCACTGTGCCTGGTCCTAGAAAAAAACAGGACCAAAAAAAGAGACTCAGTTCTGTTCCTCTGGTCTCCCTCGGGAGGAAGAACTGGGGAGAAGACAGCAGGTGAGAACAATAAGTAACTCTAAAGTAAGACGGATTGAGATGAGTTCACAAAAGATAATCCAGTGCTCATTAtctcacgtgccctccttaatgtccatcatccagttaccccatccccccacaccctTTCCCTCCAGTAGCCCTCAGTGTGTTTCCCATGATTaagtgttttatggtttgtctccctctctgggctGAGGTTCAGTGACCAGATCTGACAGTTACAGGCTCTTGTCATGTTCATCTCCACAACTTTGAAATACTTGTCACATCCACTGGGAGTATTTCCAGGAAACAGTACAATTGAAGCTGAACCATGGACAATGATaggacttttttattatttttttttattatttttttttatttttttgacttttttatttttaatatgttttttccaatttaaaaataacatatcctCCTAAAAGAATTTGGTAAATATATAGAAAGGTAAGGAAGATAATTTGAACCCCACTTAATCTAGAGAAACCACCGTGAACATTTTAGTAACATTCCTGGCTTCTTACCTAAGTTTAACAACATTAAAATCATCAAATGGACAGAATTTGACAgtgctctctttttttcatttcatatgtcAAGAGTTCTCTCCCATATCATTAAACATTCTTCAAGAACATTACCAAAAAAtcaattgattttatattttaatcatgtGTCCAAAATACCTCACATTAGCACCCACACGAATGTGTGATTGATAAACCAAAGAGCTGAGACTAGTCCAACTGACACGTCGGCCAGACCTTCATATTGAGGGGATAAAATGTTTCCGGAAAAGTGGAGGCAAAGTGAAGAGTACATAGTGAGACAAGGTTGTCCATACATTAAATAAGTCAAGCCAGCATTAAATTAAGAAACGAGAGAACTCGGACACACCAGAGAACAAAATGTTTTTACAGTCACTTATAGAAAATAGTTTATAAACTGGAAAACACAGAAGCAAAGTCATATTTGGAAGGGTATTAAGATAGATGCAAACTACCTAGTGCTATTTGTATTGTTTAAATCACAGCCATGACTGGAGGgataagtctttcttttttctttctttttttctttctttctttctttctctctctctctctctctctctctctttctctctctctttctttcttctctttctttttttttaatttatttatttatagtcacagagagagagaagcagagacacaggcagagggagaagcaggctccatgcaccgggagcccgacgtgggattcgatcccgggtctccaggatcgcgccctgggccaaaggcaggcgccaaaccgctgcgccacccagggatcccgtctttctttttttttaattttattttatttttatattttggggggagAAGTCTTTCTATGGTAAACTGGGACTGACGATTGATGACTGTTTTGAAACTGGATACTGGAATTTCAAATGTAAGACAACAGCCAAGCGTTCCATGGAGTCTTTTACCTACTGTGTTATTTTAATTGGAGAAAGAAGTGGAgttcatgttttacatttaattttattaacatgGGTTCCTTATTCCAAAGTGTCATCTTTTGTTATTATGACACTTACATCTTTTCATAGTGTTCGTTTCATTTAGTTTCATGAATTTTCCTAGTTTCTATTGCTTCCCATTCTCTCTACATGTAATATTGTGGATTTTCTGTAATCTCTTGCTTTGTATACTTAGATTATGGATTATCATCctttccaaaatatgtatttgtactAACATGTCCTTATTAGCAGGGCTTAATCTGTATCcctaaagtaaaaatatatagtcATTATCAGATGCACAGACTTTCAAGCTGGAATAAACAAAGTATGTGCTCACACCAGAGTTTTAAATCTGTGAACATATCCTTCATACTCCTTTATCCCATTTTTCTTCATCAGACTTATTACAAAGAGAGCCCAGCCAAGGAGGATTGTTTTGAACCCGAGTCAAAGGGGTAGCTCCCAATCATGGTTTGACCAGAACTCCTATTCTGGAATAGCTACCGGGGAACAACTGGCCAAAGGAATTGGCATTCCAGAGTCTAGAATTCACGTTGGCAttcatctctatttcattttccctCAGAGTCAAGGTAACAAGAAAGCTGGGCGACACATTTTTGAGCAATTCTCTTCTGTTaggtattttgcaagaagtttaTGTCCTGGCtttgaatggaaaaataacaCACAAGACCCAAGAATCCTGTTTATGATTTTTACTAAGAGTGGAAATATTGCTTGTGTGTTTTCACTGATGGGGGAAGGATAATGTACTGACTCAGGCTCCTGCCTCCCCCGTAGGAGATCATGAAATCACACTTTGAGATCATAGAGTACAGGTAATTATATAAGTACGAGGATGATGTTGTGTTTTTAGCGATTAGATTATATGCAGCACAATAATTGATGTATAATTTTGAGAAGACCGTACAAACTCGAAAATTTCCAGTTTGTaggctagtctttttttttttagttaatgttTCAAACATGATTCATAACAAGAATGTTCGAAGTAAAATTCTGTCctgaattattttgaataaaagtattGATGTGAAAAATGCAACTATGCTGGATTTCTTTTAGTTATTAAAGAGACAGATGTAAAGATACACAATTATATCAGGTGAAACAGTATTTAAACTGGAaaaaaggggacgcctgggtggctcagcgattgagcatctgcctttggctcagggcgtgatcctgcggtcccgggattgagtcccacatcgagctccctgcatggagcctgcttctccctttgcctgtgtttctgcctctttctctctctctgcgtgtgtctctcgtgaataaataaatctttaaaaaagataataaactggcaaagagaaggaaaaatgtctttttagagGTAAATACCCTCAGATTAATTGTAGGCTGTATAATGACCTCAGTTTCTGAGaatgctggaaagaaaaaaaaattattctttctttatgttATTGGTTCTCAGTAGGGAAGACAGGATTTACTCAAACCCCAGTAATGAAAGTGCTTCATGTGGGAACACCTCGTATTTTGctgtcagagagaaagagagccagagagcaagagacagatggagagagtgCCTTGAATCAGGGAAATTTACTTCGTATGCCATGAGAATGACCATAGAAGATAGGATCATTTGTGCATATGGGGAGTTGTCCTGGATTTCATGCAAATATTTGAGATGATAACATCATTCCTAAAATAACACATtacttatctctttttatttttttttcaaatatcaccAGGTTAAGTTTATTTAATTAGGCAATACAATTTAATGTAACCTTCATTTAATAGGTAAATAGAATATTATAGAGCTCAAATTGTCCTACAGATCAGTTTACATTACCATGGAGTTGCCACTACAACCATTTTTCAACGATTATATGATTGCTCTCTTCTCTTGAATAAGGGTTGGAGTAATAACATATTATGGAACTATTCGAACAAAATGATTAGATGTCCTAATAAAGttggttattttaatattttaatatgctgtGGTTTTTCTTAAGGTCACTAttagagaaaaacacaaatacaatcGACTTCAATTTGACCACTCTTTACACATGtgccttttgtatttttatttatttatttatttatttatttatttatttatttatttatttatttatgatagtcacacacacacacacacagagaggcagagacataggccgagggagaagcaggctccatgcacccggagcccgatgtgggattcgatccgggtctccaggatcgcgccctgggccaaaggcaggcgctaaactgctgcgccacccagggatcccttaaggaAGATTTCTGATTCCCTTCTTCTACTAGGCAAGACTGAAACTCTATTAAAGTTCTCCATTAATGACCAAGTCCCttggcatccctgggtggcgcagcggtttggcgcctgcctttggcccagggcgcgatcctggagacccggatcgaatcccacatcgggctcccggtgcatggagcctgcttctccctcggcctgtgtctctgtctctctctctctctctctgtgactatcataaataaataaaaattgaaaaaaaatactttaaaaaaaaaaaaagatcaagtccCTGTAGAATCCTTCCCCTTGCAGACCAGCACTCAAATGACCTGTGACTGTTTCTGATCATCCAGCcagactcattcttttttttttttgtaaaatttatattcaattaattaatatatactgtattattagtttctgtggtagagttcagtgattcatcagtcttatataacatccagtgctcattatctcacatgccctccttaatgtccatcatccagttactccatccccccacaccCCTTCCCTCCAGTAGCCCTCAGTGTTTCCCATGATTaagtgttttatggtttgtc
This window encodes:
- the LOC112651832 gene encoding cytoplasmic polyadenylated homeobox-like protein 2 isoform X2, giving the protein MQSVAWEDSNLQPCPVGPQPPSRSLSTAVNSVEEVNLPDRGGPSSRDGYTDSPGSSIEDDHNKVKETQARRVNGKPRRKFTKDELYLLNHTFEENPYPDFTIRKELAGQLCCQIYAIDNWFQNKRARLPLKERQRIFATRKLHLSSAQGHPYGSLQDPQDPTRAPEHTCSSTLAALPGGAGHLSPETQWVSSQQDGSGDTRVPGVEKELSYALGYQGNLGSGLYSNYPFYSYKPANSLPPTSVQYHEKYEPDTGQSWTSRAFVLHGVYSQQGERQQQQVYCPYALYSLYQGQQQNGC
- the LOC112651832 gene encoding cytoplasmic polyadenylated homeobox-like protein 2 isoform X1, whose product is MAFISGSGEQPKMQSVAWEDSNLQPCPVGPQPPSRSLSTAVNSVEEVNLPDRGGPSSRDGYTDSPGSSIEDDHNKVKETQARRVNGKPRRKFTKDELYLLNHTFEENPYPDFTIRKELAGQLCCQIYAIDNWFQNKRARLPLKERQRIFATRKLHLSSAQGHPYGSLQDPQDPTRAPEHTCSSTLAALPGGAGHLSPETQWVSSQQDGSGDTRVPGVEKELSYALGYQGNLGSGLYSNYPFYSYKPANSLPPTSVQYHEKYEPDTGQSWTSRAFVLHGVYSQQGERQQQQVYCPYALYSLYQGQQQNGC